The Candidatus Effluviviaceae Genus V sp. genome segment CAGGCACCATCTCCTGGGCGCCGGCGGCGGAAACGGCCGCAAGCAGACAACAGAGAGCGACGCATGTGACGATCGTGCGGTTCATCTGAGCTCCTCGCTGTCGTGCTATTCCACCGTCTCGACGCGGACCTTCTCCATGACGTCGGGGTTCTCGACCTTTCCGTTCTGGGCGCGGTCGCCCTTCTTGATGGAGTCGACCACGTCCATTCCCTCGATGACCTTGCCGAAGGCCGCGTACTTGCCGTCCAGGTGACCGGCCTCAGCCAGCATGATGAAGAACTGGCTGCCGGCGGAGTCGGGATCCTGCGAACGTGCCATCGACACCACGCCGCGTTCGTGGGTGAGCTCCTCGTTGAACTCGGCGGGGATCATGTAGCCGGGACCGCCGTAACCGCCGCTGTGCTCGACGTCGCCCGTCTGCGCCATGAAGCCGTCGATCACCCTGTGGAACTCGACGCCGTCGTAGCGGCCCGAGTTCGCCAGGTGGACGAAGTTGGTGACCGTGTTGGGAGCCTCGTCCTCCCACAGCTCGATCTTGATGGTCCCCTTGTTGGTCTCGATCGTGGCGACCTTCCGGCCCTCCGGGAGGTACGCAACCTCGCGGGTCTTTCGCTCGCCGCCCTCGATGTACGTCAGGGTCGCTGTGGGGCCGTCGTGCTCAGCCATCGGCTTCTCCTCGCTCATCGCCTCCTCGGCCTGCTCCGCGGTCTCGCTGGACGCGTCGTGCGTCTCCGCCGCGGCGCCTTCCGTGTTCGACTCCGCCGTTTCACCGCCGCCGCAGCCGGCCATGGACGCCAGACCGACCGTCAGAAGCAATGTCAAGACCAGGAGCGCCGCTGAATTCGTTCGCATGGTTCCTCCTCACAAGTCACTGTGCATCGCCGTTTTCCGCGCTCCCTAATCTAACTGCGCCGGATTCCGGGTGTCAAGGCGCTTCTCCCCCCGGCGTTCATCGCTGCCGGACCGCGGGGAGGCGCCGTACCCGCCCCGCAGCGCGGTTGACCGTCGGGCCCGCGTGCCGTAGAATCAGCTG includes the following:
- a CDS encoding peptidylprolyl isomerase, whose product is MSEEKPMAEHDGPTATLTYIEGGERKTREVAYLPEGRKVATIETNKGTIKIELWEDEAPNTVTNFVHLANSGRYDGVEFHRVIDGFMAQTGDVEHSGGYGGPGYMIPAEFNEELTHERGVVSMARSQDPDSAGSQFFIMLAEAGHLDGKYAAFGKVIEGMDVVDSIKKGDRAQNGKVENPDVMEKVRVETVE